Proteins co-encoded in one Prunus persica cultivar Lovell chromosome G6, Prunus_persica_NCBIv2, whole genome shotgun sequence genomic window:
- the LOC18774099 gene encoding protein NRT1/ PTR FAMILY 5.14 — MQGLGLLTLSTIEKILFYISLPLIAVGVSAYIAATLTPIGDQSKPLSSSSESEPLLVPAASESDNASTGTANSHWTAAMFENVVLVVLAVFLPVSALIAVGYVSPWWIKFLIPTAVTAVATIIFLTDSRECCAKVPKFGIAMSMVFATLCYITAAKVETRKLGVVETEGFSDDATSIIPMTMFWLLPQYILLGLSEAFFEKCIAVFFSDELLPGANEGDEAAKGAKKKYIESFAQAVNGVGIILGVLIVYIVGEIQPTWFQSTVNKSRLDNYFWTLAALFAATLVLFGLFSCCLSVYEFNRRSTEDVEGNVTPATTTTTT; from the exons ATGCAGGGTTTAGGCCTTTTGACATTGTCTACAATAGAGAAGATACTCTTTTACATATCACTACCTCTAATAGCTGTGGGAGTCTCTGCTTACATTGCCGCCACACTGACCCCCATTGGCGACCAATCGAAGCCGctgtcatcatcatcagaatcTGAGCCGTTGTTGGTGCCGGCGGCATCAGAATCGGATAATGCCAGCACCGGCACTGCCAACTCCCATTGGACAGCGGCCATGTTTGAGAATGTCGTATTGGTGGTACTAGCGGTCTTCCTCCCGGTATCTGCACTTATAGCAGTTGGTTATGTAAGCCCTTGGTGGATCAAGTTTCTGATTCCCACCGCTGTTACCGCTGTGGCAACAATTATTTTCTTGACAGATTCAA GAGAATGCTGTGCTAAAGTTCCCAAGTTTGGGATCGCAATGTCAATGGTGTTTGCAACTCTCTGTTACATCACGGCTGCGAAAGTGGAGACCCGAAAACTAGGCGTGGTTGAGACAGAGGGTTTTAGCGACGATGCCACGTCGATAATTCCCATGACCATGTTCTGGTTGCTTCCTCAATATATTCTACTTGGGTTGTCGGAAGCGTTTTTCGAGAAGTGCATTGCGGTTTTTTTCAGCGACGAGCTGCTGCCTGGAGCCAATGAGGGTGATGAGGCAGCAAAAGGGGCGAAGAAGAAATACATCGAAAGCTTTGCTCAGGCTGTTAATGGGGTGGGGATTATATTGGGTGTGTTGATAGTTTATATAGTGGGTGAGATTCAACCCACTTGGTTCCAATCCACGGTGAACAAGAGCCGTTTGGATAATTACTTCTGGACCTTGGCTGCATTGTTTGCAGCTACTCTTGTATTGTTTGGTTTGTTCAGCTGTTGTCTGTCTGTTTATGAGTTTAATCGTCGGTCGACAGAGGATGTGGAAGGCAATGTCACtccagcaacaacaacaacaacgacatag